The proteins below come from a single Treponema phagedenis genomic window:
- a CDS encoding cyclic nucleotide-binding domain-containing protein: MNIVDMSSELLYSELSTIPIFSCIPKEDLKPLTLFSKICSFEKDEILIPEGSASTDFFVLMTGKLDIIKKGKWNEEVQLAVLKDHATVGESALLTNELSTATVRAAETSIVLIISREQFIQYINNYPKAGLVIMTYIVFGLLQKLRETNEELVEEKNLIFSSEDLAMMMSLFHPNLDDMLDTNKENIKKTL, translated from the coding sequence ATGAATATTGTAGACATGTCTTCAGAGCTTTTATACAGCGAGCTTTCCACAATTCCGATCTTTTCTTGCATTCCAAAGGAAGATTTAAAACCTCTTACGCTGTTTTCCAAAATTTGCTCATTTGAAAAAGATGAGATTCTAATTCCCGAAGGCAGTGCAAGTACGGACTTTTTTGTGTTAATGACTGGAAAACTTGACATCATAAAAAAAGGAAAATGGAATGAAGAAGTCCAGCTCGCAGTATTAAAGGATCATGCAACCGTCGGTGAGTCCGCTTTATTGACAAACGAACTGAGTACAGCAACCGTCCGTGCAGCAGAAACATCTATTGTATTAATTATTTCCCGTGAACAATTTATTCAGTACATTAATAATTATCCTAAAGCGGGACTTGTCATAATGACTTACATCGTATTCGGGTTGTTACAAAAACTGAGAGAAACAAACGAAGAGCTGGTGGAGGAAAAAAATCTTATATTTTCTTCAGAAGACCTTGCGATGATGATGAGTTTGTTCCATCCAAACTTAGATGATATGCTTGATACAAATAAAGAAAATATCAAAAAAACATTATAA
- a CDS encoding rhomboid family intramembrane serine protease, translating into MKFLRKPFKYVYWNAGFTLILINTIVFALTSLFKTLTPYLALIPLYVTHGHMYWQIFTYQFVHGGFWHLLFNMLGILFFGVTVEKQMGSKEFLLFYLLTGTLCGLSSYFIYSFVGFQMIALVGASGAIFAVLFLFAVMFPNAQIFLWGIIPIPAPILIIGFELFEIFDLLFSSDNVAHLVHLLGFFFAWLYMRIRFGIKPLKVWNIVR; encoded by the coding sequence ATGAAGTTTTTAAGAAAGCCTTTTAAATATGTGTACTGGAATGCAGGATTTACGCTTATCCTTATTAACACAATAGTGTTTGCCCTAACCTCTCTTTTTAAAACACTTACGCCGTATCTTGCTCTTATCCCATTATATGTAACGCATGGACATATGTATTGGCAAATTTTTACGTATCAGTTTGTACATGGCGGTTTTTGGCATTTGCTTTTTAATATGTTGGGCATTTTGTTTTTCGGCGTTACCGTCGAAAAACAAATGGGCTCAAAAGAGTTTTTACTATTTTATCTTTTAACCGGAACTCTTTGCGGGCTTTCTTCATATTTTATCTACTCATTTGTCGGTTTTCAGATGATTGCATTAGTAGGTGCATCGGGAGCAATTTTTGCCGTTTTATTCTTATTTGCCGTCATGTTTCCGAATGCTCAAATTTTTCTTTGGGGAATTATTCCTATACCTGCGCCAATTTTGATTATCGGCTTCGAACTCTTTGAAATTTTTGATTTGCTTTTCTCAAGCGATAATGTTGCACATCTGGTTCACCTGCTTGGATTCTTTTTTGCATGGCTATATATGCGCATCCGTTTTGGCATAAAACCCTTGAAAGTATGGAATATTGTCCGATAA